A single genomic interval of Nonomuraea rubra harbors:
- a CDS encoding SGNH/GDSL hydrolase family protein, translating to MRRVVVLVAVLGLPSCAFAAKPAPAERQAPVMMFVGDSFTVGSGPVPPWQTYASQTARLLGWQPIIAGAGGTGFCNAGRAGRTFQRSFEVELAWRPAPDLLVISGGHNDRRWSPERVRGAAASLLAEVRAHWPETRTVVVGPIWMGEPPKKAYGVRDAVAEAARAGKVSFLDPMRGTWPRDAVLPDGVHPTLAGHEGLAAWLAAELR from the coding sequence ATGAGACGCGTCGTGGTGCTCGTCGCGGTGCTGGGGCTGCCGTCGTGCGCGTTCGCGGCGAAACCGGCGCCCGCCGAGCGGCAGGCGCCGGTGATGATGTTCGTGGGCGACAGCTTCACGGTCGGGTCGGGCCCGGTCCCGCCGTGGCAGACGTACGCCTCGCAGACCGCCCGCCTGCTGGGCTGGCAGCCGATCATCGCGGGCGCGGGCGGCACCGGGTTCTGCAACGCGGGGCGGGCGGGCCGCACGTTCCAGCGCTCGTTCGAGGTGGAGCTGGCCTGGCGCCCGGCCCCCGACCTGCTGGTCATCTCGGGCGGCCACAACGACCGCCGCTGGAGCCCCGAGCGGGTGCGCGGGGCCGCCGCGAGCCTGCTGGCCGAGGTGCGCGCGCACTGGCCCGAGACCAGGACGGTGGTGGTCGGCCCCATCTGGATGGGGGAGCCGCCGAAGAAGGCGTACGGGGTGCGCGACGCCGTGGCGGAGGCGGCCAGGGCCGGGAAGGTGTCGTTCCTCGACCCGATGCGCGGGACCTGGCCCAGGGACGCGGTGCTGCCCGACGGCGTGCATCCCACGCTCGCCGGGCACGAGGGCCTGGCCGCCTGGCTGGCGGCCGAGCTGAGGTGA
- a CDS encoding BlaI/MecI/CopY family transcriptional regulator translates to MKGLGELERSIMDILWAESNALTAREVGRLIADRDLAPTTVMTVLDRLTRKGFLERTRDGRAWRYQPAESRDAYIAELMLEALDLTGDRSAALTRFAQAVSGTEAEILRRALTELEEE, encoded by the coding sequence GTGAAGGGTCTTGGCGAGCTTGAACGCAGCATCATGGACATCCTCTGGGCGGAGAGCAACGCGCTGACCGCCCGCGAGGTCGGCAGGCTGATTGCCGACCGCGACCTGGCCCCCACCACGGTCATGACCGTTCTCGACCGTCTCACCCGCAAGGGTTTCCTCGAGCGCACCCGTGACGGGCGCGCATGGCGGTACCAACCGGCGGAAAGCCGCGACGCATACATCGCTGAGCTTATGCTGGAGGCGTTGGACCTGACGGGTGACCGCTCGGCCGCCCTGACCCGCTTCGCCCAGGCCGTGTCGGGCACGGAGGCGGAGATCCTGCGCAGAGCCCTTACGGAGCTGGAGGAAGAGTGA
- a CDS encoding DUF2516 family protein, with the protein MDMINGVFNLLFLVLAVAIFGMSIYALVHALRVPANAFVSAGKLQKNLWLLILGLATLFSAAGALSYFQAFMVVGGAQFIGIGLGLFSIAAVIAATIYIVDVKPAVKGMGGGRGSSGPYGPW; encoded by the coding sequence ATGGACATGATCAACGGGGTCTTCAACCTCCTCTTCCTGGTGCTCGCCGTGGCCATTTTCGGCATGTCGATCTACGCGCTCGTGCACGCGCTCCGGGTGCCGGCCAACGCGTTCGTCTCGGCGGGCAAGCTGCAGAAGAACCTGTGGCTGCTGATCCTCGGTCTCGCCACGTTGTTCTCGGCCGCGGGCGCGTTGAGCTACTTCCAGGCCTTCATGGTGGTCGGCGGCGCCCAGTTCATCGGCATCGGCCTCGGGCTGTTCTCCATCGCGGCCGTCATCGCGGCCACGATCTACATCGTCGACGTCAAGCCCGCCGTCAAGGGCATGGGCGGCGGCCGGGGCAGCAGCGGCCCGTACGGCCCCTGGTAG
- a CDS encoding helix-turn-helix domain-containing protein: MALPKVGSIGEYIREQRQQAKISLRQLAAAAGVSNPYLSQIERGLRKPSAEILNQIAKGLRISSQALYVQAGLIEDREPPSDVITAIRADAHLSERQRQVLIDIYESFRKEKHAEDEQTSQNARPRHDSDSDDAPLPEEFLAALEPYAATSRNGNVTQETKEG, translated from the coding sequence ATGGCACTACCCAAAGTCGGCTCGATCGGTGAGTACATCCGCGAGCAGCGGCAGCAAGCGAAGATCTCGCTGCGCCAGCTCGCCGCGGCTGCGGGGGTCTCCAACCCCTATCTGAGCCAGATCGAGCGCGGCCTGCGCAAGCCGAGCGCGGAGATCCTCAACCAGATCGCCAAAGGTCTGCGCATCTCCTCGCAGGCGCTCTACGTGCAGGCGGGCCTCATCGAGGACCGCGAGCCGCCCAGCGACGTGATCACCGCGATCAGGGCCGACGCTCATCTCAGCGAACGGCAACGCCAGGTGCTGATCGATATCTACGAGTCGTTCCGCAAGGAGAAGCACGCCGAGGACGAGCAGACCTCCCAGAACGCCCGCCCCCGGCATGACTCCGATTCGGACGACGCGCCGCTGCCCGAGGAGTTTCTCGCCGCTCTTGAGCCCTATGCGGCGACCTCACGCAACGGCAACGTCACCCAGGAAACCAAGGAAGGTTAA
- a CDS encoding O-acetyl-ADP-ribose deacetylase, whose translation MKLTLVQGDITEQRVDAVVNAANSSLLGGGGVDGAIHRRGGPEILSECRKLRAGHYGKGLPAGQAVATTAGRLPARWVIHTVGPVHSASEDRSGLLASCYRESLRVADTLGAASVAFPAISTGLYGWPMDDAARIALETVRTAGAQVEDVRFVLFDAAAYAAFEARL comes from the coding sequence ATGAAGCTCACGCTGGTCCAAGGCGACATCACCGAGCAGCGGGTCGACGCCGTCGTCAACGCCGCCAACTCCTCCCTGCTGGGCGGCGGAGGCGTGGACGGCGCCATCCACCGCCGGGGCGGCCCCGAGATCCTGTCGGAGTGCAGGAAGCTGCGCGCCGGCCACTACGGCAAGGGCCTGCCGGCCGGTCAGGCCGTGGCGACCACGGCCGGGCGGCTGCCCGCCCGGTGGGTGATCCACACGGTCGGCCCCGTCCACTCCGCCTCGGAGGACCGGTCCGGGCTGCTGGCCTCCTGCTACCGCGAGTCGCTGCGCGTGGCCGACACGCTGGGCGCCGCCTCGGTGGCCTTTCCCGCGATCTCGACCGGCCTCTACGGCTGGCCCATGGACGACGCCGCCCGGATCGCCCTGGAGACGGTCCGGACGGCGGGCGCCCAGGTGGAGGACGTGCGGTTCGTGCTGTTCGACGCCGCCGCGTACGCCGCCTTCGAGGCGCGCCTCTAG
- a CDS encoding SDR family NAD(P)-dependent oxidoreductase produces MRKTAVVTGASSGIGEATARRLAAEGYDVVAGARRRDRLDKLAAEVPSIRPVTLDVTSQESVDALAAGLERCDVLVNNAGGAFGLEQVADARLDDWQRMYDVNVLGSLRMTQALIPKLVESGDGVLVMLTSTAGHGAYEGGGGYVAAKHAQRTMAETLRLELVGQPVRIVEIAPGMVQTEGFAVTRFRGDQEAADRVYAGVPDPLTAGDVADAIAWCVTRPAHVNVDRLIIRPRAQAAQHKVHRVGG; encoded by the coding sequence ATGCGGAAGACGGCTGTGGTGACGGGTGCGAGCAGCGGGATCGGAGAGGCGACCGCGCGGCGCCTCGCCGCCGAGGGATACGACGTCGTCGCGGGCGCGCGGCGCCGCGACCGGCTCGACAAGCTGGCCGCTGAGGTGCCCTCGATCAGGCCGGTGACGCTGGATGTGACCTCTCAGGAGTCGGTCGACGCGCTGGCCGCCGGCCTGGAGCGTTGTGACGTGCTGGTCAACAACGCCGGTGGCGCGTTCGGCCTGGAGCAGGTGGCCGACGCCCGGCTGGACGACTGGCAGCGCATGTACGACGTGAACGTGCTCGGTTCCCTACGCATGACCCAGGCGTTGATCCCCAAACTCGTCGAGTCGGGCGACGGCGTCCTGGTGATGCTCACCTCGACGGCCGGGCACGGCGCCTACGAGGGCGGCGGCGGCTACGTCGCGGCCAAGCACGCCCAGCGCACCATGGCGGAGACGCTCCGCCTGGAGCTGGTCGGGCAGCCGGTGCGGATCGTCGAGATCGCGCCGGGCATGGTGCAGACGGAGGGGTTCGCGGTCACCCGGTTCAGGGGCGACCAGGAGGCGGCGGACCGCGTGTACGCGGGCGTGCCCGACCCGCTCACGGCCGGCGACGTCGCCGACGCGATCGCCTGGTGCGTCACCCGCCCGGCCCACGTGAACGTCGATCGCCTGATCATCCGCCCCCGGGCCCAGGCCGCGCAGCACAAGGTGCACCGCGTCGGTGGCTAA
- a CDS encoding AbfB domain-containing protein, whose protein sequence is MSRFSGWARRLTAVLVLSGAVVALPVQEALAAPPLTTPWTAEVTPDNALPEYPRPQLVRSEWQNLNGLWQFAATGSITTPPTGQNLAEQVLVPYPIESGLSRIQRHEDRMWYRRTFTVPAGWSGRRVRLNFGAVSWETRVWVNGTQVGTHTGGYDPFAFDITPALRSGSNELIVGVYAPVDATGAPIGKQRRSPGGIFYTAHSGIWQTVWMEPVNAASITRLDTTPDVAAGQLDLVVHAAGASGQQVRAEVLTGGNVVGTATGAIGAHLRVPVPDARLWTPDDPFLYDLRVTLTGAGGGDVVTGYFGMRSVGKAMVGGVLRPALNGRFVFQLGTLDQGYWPDGISTAPTDAALRFDLEQQKALGFNTVRKHVKVEPARWYYWADRLGLMVWQDMPSMRTGVSPSTADRTNFESELRRMVDHLRGITSIVQWVPFNEGWGEYDPARIADLVKSWDPGRLVNNNSGSNCCGFDGGNGDVVDDHIYVGPGTPQRPSTTRVAVLGEFGGLGLLSPGHQWPGTGFAYEMTASSTALTDRYVSINEQLKPLIANNGLSASIYTQPTDVENEVNGLWTYDRRVPKMNADRVRTVNRSVLQSATGLTAGGLVSLRVTTAGHTDRFLRHQDGLARTDVVTAGSTDTLKLDATFWVRRGLANATCFSFESRNFPGHYLRHANSRVRKDARDGTPLFDQDATFCARAAQAGTGVSLEPLNQPGSYLRHNNDAVYIARSGGPNAWDTATSFAADVTWLPSTPWWRSGAGLTVGAAQSLRVTTPGFTDRYLRHQDSLARTDVVSATSPPLLREDATFYVRRGLAEGSCYSFESRNFPGHYLRHADFRVRKDARDGTPLFDQDATFCAQPGRAGGGGVTLASYNIAGHHVRHFAEAVHIAVPGGSHAFDAAASYDQDVTWAVASPWAP, encoded by the coding sequence ATGAGCAGATTCTCAGGCTGGGCCCGCCGCCTCACCGCGGTGCTGGTCCTCTCAGGAGCAGTCGTCGCCTTACCCGTGCAGGAGGCGCTGGCCGCGCCCCCGCTCACCACCCCATGGACCGCCGAGGTCACCCCGGACAACGCCCTGCCGGAGTATCCGCGGCCCCAGCTCGTACGCTCCGAATGGCAGAACCTCAACGGCCTGTGGCAGTTCGCCGCGACCGGCTCCATCACCACCCCGCCCACCGGCCAGAACCTCGCCGAGCAGGTGCTGGTCCCGTACCCGATCGAATCGGGGCTCTCGCGGATCCAGCGGCACGAGGACCGCATGTGGTACCGCAGGACGTTCACCGTGCCCGCCGGCTGGTCGGGCCGCCGCGTCCGGCTCAACTTCGGCGCCGTGAGCTGGGAGACCAGGGTCTGGGTGAACGGCACCCAGGTCGGCACCCACACCGGCGGCTACGACCCGTTCGCCTTCGACATCACCCCGGCCCTGCGCTCCGGCTCGAACGAGCTCATCGTCGGCGTGTACGCCCCCGTGGACGCGACGGGCGCCCCGATCGGCAAGCAGCGCCGCTCCCCCGGCGGCATCTTCTACACCGCGCACTCCGGCATCTGGCAGACCGTGTGGATGGAGCCGGTCAACGCCGCGAGCATCACCCGCCTCGACACCACCCCTGACGTCGCGGCCGGGCAGCTCGACCTCGTCGTGCACGCGGCGGGCGCGTCGGGACAGCAGGTCAGGGCCGAGGTCCTGACCGGCGGGAACGTGGTCGGCACGGCCACCGGCGCGATCGGCGCGCACCTGCGGGTCCCGGTGCCGGACGCCCGCCTGTGGACGCCCGACGACCCGTTCCTGTACGACCTGCGCGTCACGCTCACCGGCGCCGGCGGCGGGGACGTCGTGACCGGCTACTTCGGCATGAGATCGGTCGGCAAGGCCATGGTCGGCGGCGTGCTGCGCCCGGCGCTGAACGGCCGGTTCGTCTTCCAGCTCGGCACCCTCGACCAGGGCTACTGGCCCGACGGCATCTCCACCGCCCCCACCGACGCGGCCCTGCGCTTCGACCTGGAGCAGCAGAAGGCGCTCGGCTTCAACACCGTGCGCAAGCACGTCAAGGTCGAGCCCGCCCGCTGGTACTACTGGGCCGACCGGCTCGGCCTGATGGTCTGGCAGGACATGCCCTCCATGCGCACCGGCGTCAGCCCCTCGACGGCCGACAGGACGAACTTCGAGAGCGAGCTGCGCCGCATGGTGGACCACCTGCGCGGGATCACCTCGATCGTGCAGTGGGTGCCGTTCAACGAGGGCTGGGGCGAGTACGACCCCGCCCGCATCGCCGACCTGGTCAAGAGCTGGGACCCCGGCCGTCTGGTCAACAACAACTCCGGCTCCAACTGCTGCGGCTTCGACGGCGGCAACGGCGACGTGGTGGACGACCACATCTACGTCGGCCCCGGCACGCCGCAGCGGCCCAGCACGACCAGGGTGGCGGTGCTGGGCGAGTTCGGCGGCCTCGGCCTGCTCAGCCCCGGCCACCAGTGGCCGGGCACCGGCTTCGCGTACGAGATGACCGCGAGCTCCACGGCGCTGACCGACCGCTACGTCTCGATCAACGAGCAGCTCAAGCCGCTCATCGCGAACAACGGCCTGTCGGCGTCCATCTACACCCAGCCCACGGACGTCGAGAACGAGGTCAACGGCCTGTGGACGTACGACCGCCGGGTGCCGAAGATGAACGCGGACCGCGTACGCACCGTCAACCGCTCCGTCCTCCAGTCCGCGACCGGCCTGACGGCCGGCGGCCTCGTCTCGCTGCGCGTCACCACCGCCGGCCACACCGACCGCTTCCTGCGCCACCAGGACGGCCTGGCCCGCACGGACGTGGTCACCGCGGGCAGCACGGACACCCTGAAGCTGGACGCCACCTTCTGGGTCCGGCGCGGCCTGGCGAACGCCACCTGCTTCTCCTTCGAGTCACGCAACTTCCCCGGCCACTACCTGCGGCACGCCAACTCCCGGGTACGCAAGGACGCGCGCGACGGCACGCCCCTGTTCGACCAGGACGCCACGTTCTGCGCCCGCGCGGCCCAGGCGGGCACCGGCGTGTCGCTGGAGCCGCTCAACCAGCCCGGCTCCTACCTGCGCCACAACAACGACGCCGTCTACATCGCGCGCAGCGGCGGCCCCAACGCCTGGGACACCGCCACGTCGTTCGCCGCCGACGTCACCTGGCTGCCGAGTACGCCGTGGTGGCGCAGCGGGGCCGGCCTGACCGTGGGGGCGGCCCAGTCGCTGCGGGTGACCACGCCGGGGTTCACCGACCGGTACCTGCGGCACCAGGACTCGCTGGCGCGTACCGACGTGGTGAGCGCCACCAGCCCGCCGCTCCTCAGGGAGGACGCCACGTTCTACGTGCGGCGGGGGCTGGCCGAGGGGAGCTGCTACTCCTTCGAGTCGCGCAACTTCCCCGGCCACTACCTGCGGCACGCCGACTTCCGGGTACGCAAGGACGCGCGCGACGGCACGCCCCTGTTCGACCAGGACGCCACCTTCTGCGCCCAGCCGGGCAGGGCCGGGGGCGGCGGGGTGACGCTGGCCTCGTACAACATCGCCGGCCACCACGTCCGGCACTTCGCCGAGGCCGTGCACATCGCGGTGCCGGGCGGCTCGCACGCCTTCGACGCGGCGGCGAGCTACGACCAGGACGTGACGTGGGCCGTCGCATCGCCCTGGGCGCCATGA
- a CDS encoding M56 family metallopeptidase: MITAAALAALATACAVGSWRFTTARWTSRAPRLAIILWQSLGVCWGLATTGAMLAFAVQPYDVGILPGLIAFAQGVAPPQAWDALHVLALIAGLTALTVLVAVLLTAGVQALRARRRHRMLLALISHDDPGVPGVRVLAHPSAAAYCVPGLRSQVVVSEGALKLLSEDELAAVLAHEAAHVRERHDLVLLPFAALRRALPWSRVVADAQAQVELLVEMAADDRARRYCSPRRLATALLRFGTAGAMPTPHGMLGVHVHNVMARVDRLIKPAPELATSVRYGFIALSVTLVTAAPVLWVFQL, from the coding sequence GTGATCACGGCAGCGGCGCTGGCAGCGCTCGCCACGGCGTGCGCGGTCGGCTCCTGGCGTTTCACCACGGCCCGGTGGACCTCACGCGCCCCCCGGCTGGCCATCATTCTCTGGCAGTCCCTCGGCGTGTGCTGGGGCCTGGCCACCACGGGCGCGATGCTCGCCTTCGCCGTGCAGCCGTACGACGTGGGGATCCTGCCCGGTCTGATCGCGTTCGCGCAGGGTGTGGCGCCGCCGCAGGCGTGGGACGCGCTGCACGTGCTGGCCCTGATCGCGGGGCTCACCGCGCTGACGGTGCTGGTCGCGGTGCTGCTCACCGCGGGCGTGCAGGCGTTGCGCGCCCGTCGCAGGCACCGCATGTTGCTGGCGCTGATCTCGCACGACGATCCCGGCGTGCCCGGCGTGCGGGTGCTGGCCCACCCCAGCGCCGCCGCGTACTGCGTGCCGGGGCTGCGCTCGCAGGTCGTGGTCAGCGAGGGCGCGCTCAAGCTGCTGTCGGAGGACGAGCTGGCCGCCGTGCTCGCGCACGAGGCCGCCCACGTACGCGAGCGGCACGACCTGGTGCTGCTGCCGTTCGCCGCGCTGCGCAGGGCGCTGCCCTGGTCGAGGGTGGTGGCCGACGCGCAGGCGCAGGTCGAGCTGCTGGTCGAGATGGCGGCCGACGACCGCGCCCGCCGCTACTGCTCGCCGCGCCGGCTGGCCACGGCGCTGCTCAGGTTCGGCACCGCGGGGGCCATGCCGACGCCCCACGGGATGCTGGGCGTGCACGTCCACAACGTCATGGCCAGGGTCGATCGCCTGATCAAGCCCGCTCCCGAGCTGGCCACGTCCGTCCGTTACGGCTTCATCGCGCTGTCTGTGACGTTGGTCACCGCCGCACCCGTCCTGTGGGTTTTCCAGCTCTGA
- a CDS encoding FAD-dependent monooxygenase — MKKVLVSGASIGGPVLAYWLGRHGFDVTVVERATAPRKGGQAVDIRGAALTVVERMGVLERVRELRTTMRGMNMLDGDGNEIMRSEEETLSGGRFDSPDVEIMRDDLNRILLDASAGARYVYGDSIATLGEDGEVTFEGGWSDRYDHVIGADGLHSNVRRLAFGPEQQFLHHLGTYVSIYTADNFAGLDHWQTWFNAGEAGGALFSDRDPAEMRVNLGFRSGEIDYDYRDLDQQKRLIQEHCSQVWEAPRLLEAMWKADDFYFDSMAQVKMERWTKGRVALVGDAGYCASPLSGQGTSLALVGAYVLAQELGAGGADAYDRYEQRMRPFVAANQALAHENPGQGAAPESVQRAANSITLN, encoded by the coding sequence ATGAAGAAGGTTCTCGTCTCCGGCGCGAGCATCGGCGGCCCCGTCCTGGCGTACTGGCTGGGGCGGCACGGGTTCGACGTGACGGTGGTCGAGCGGGCGACCGCGCCTCGCAAGGGCGGGCAGGCGGTGGACATCAGGGGCGCGGCGCTGACGGTGGTCGAGCGGATGGGCGTGCTGGAGCGGGTCCGCGAGCTGCGCACCACCATGCGCGGCATGAACATGCTGGACGGCGACGGCAACGAGATCATGCGCAGCGAGGAGGAGACGCTCAGCGGCGGCCGGTTCGACAGCCCCGACGTCGAGATCATGCGGGACGACCTCAACCGCATCCTCCTGGACGCCTCGGCGGGCGCCCGCTACGTCTACGGCGACTCGATCGCCACGCTGGGCGAGGACGGCGAGGTGACGTTCGAGGGCGGGTGGAGCGACCGCTACGACCACGTCATCGGCGCAGACGGCCTGCACTCCAACGTGCGCAGGCTCGCCTTCGGCCCCGAGCAGCAGTTCCTGCACCACCTCGGCACCTACGTCTCCATCTACACCGCGGACAACTTCGCCGGCCTCGACCACTGGCAGACCTGGTTCAACGCCGGCGAGGCGGGCGGCGCGCTGTTCAGCGACCGCGACCCGGCCGAGATGCGGGTCAACCTCGGCTTCAGGTCCGGCGAGATCGACTACGACTACCGCGACCTCGACCAGCAGAAGCGGCTCATCCAGGAGCACTGCTCGCAGGTCTGGGAGGCGCCCAGGCTGCTGGAGGCGATGTGGAAGGCCGACGACTTCTACTTCGACTCGATGGCCCAGGTGAAGATGGAGCGCTGGACGAAGGGCCGGGTCGCGCTGGTGGGCGACGCGGGGTACTGCGCCTCGCCGCTGTCCGGGCAGGGCACGAGCCTGGCGCTGGTGGGCGCGTACGTGCTGGCGCAGGAGCTCGGCGCCGGCGGCGCGGACGCCTACGACAGGTACGAGCAGCGCATGCGCCCGTTCGTCGCCGCGAACCAGGCGCTGGCCCACGAGAACCCCGGCCAGGGCGCCGCACCGGAGAGCGTCCAGCGGGCGGCGAACAGCATCACTCTGAACTGA
- a CDS encoding alanyl-tRNA editing protein has product MSTELHGRTERLELSDQSLRDFEAVVLDATPEGIVLSRSAFYPGGGGQPADHGVLIWQGVETRIVGVRKGDDLYLIPAEGDPIPPAGTTVRAAVADERRSALMRTHSGLHVLCGVVFRDYGCLVTGGNMDELSARMDFNLPEVPPGFKEAVEDACNAEILADRRIDVRVLPRAEAFTIPDIIRTATNLVPETVEDVRIVDIVGLDTQADGGTHVASTKQIGRIKVAKIESKGRGFRRLRIQISD; this is encoded by the coding sequence ATGAGCACCGAACTCCACGGGCGCACCGAAAGACTGGAGCTGTCCGACCAGAGCCTGCGCGACTTCGAAGCCGTCGTCCTGGACGCCACGCCCGAGGGGATCGTGCTGAGCAGGTCGGCATTCTATCCGGGAGGGGGCGGCCAGCCGGCGGATCACGGGGTTCTGATCTGGCAGGGTGTCGAGACGCGCATCGTGGGGGTGCGCAAAGGTGACGATCTCTACCTGATCCCGGCCGAGGGCGACCCGATCCCGCCGGCCGGCACCACGGTGCGGGCCGCGGTGGCCGACGAGCGGCGTTCGGCCCTCATGCGTACGCACTCCGGCCTGCACGTGCTGTGCGGGGTGGTCTTCCGCGACTACGGCTGCCTGGTCACCGGCGGCAACATGGACGAGCTCAGCGCCCGCATGGACTTCAACCTGCCCGAGGTGCCCCCCGGGTTCAAGGAGGCCGTGGAGGACGCCTGCAACGCCGAGATCCTCGCCGACCGGCGCATCGACGTGCGGGTGCTGCCCAGGGCCGAGGCGTTCACCATCCCCGACATCATCCGCACGGCCACCAACCTGGTGCCGGAGACCGTCGAGGACGTGCGCATCGTCGACATCGTGGGCCTGGACACGCAGGCCGACGGCGGCACCCACGTGGCCTCCACCAAGCAGATCGGGCGGATCAAGGTCGCCAAGATCGAGAGCAAGGGCCGCGGCTTCCGCCGCCTGCGCATCCAGATCTCCGACTAG
- a CDS encoding class I SAM-dependent methyltransferase produces MAKPVGTITRGTTGHNRLRRCDRWIAAVHGPLLRGAAGGRPLVVDLGYGASHTTTLELFTRLRRVAPDVDVVGVEIDPARVALGKPYEREGLSFRLGGFELPVPRPPTLVRAFNVLRQYGEDEAWHYWDVLTGRLAPHGVLVEGTCSENGRRAVWVGLSRRGPETITFAARFDAFERPSDLADRLPKTLIHRNVPGERIHAFLNDFDRAWAVSAPYGAHGRRQRWLAAVGVLAESWPVPAHPPLGGPARWRLGELTLPWAAVDPR; encoded by the coding sequence GTGGCTAAACCGGTTGGGACGATCACCCGGGGCACGACCGGCCACAACCGGCTGCGGCGCTGCGACCGCTGGATCGCGGCGGTGCACGGCCCGCTGCTGCGGGGCGCCGCCGGCGGGCGGCCGCTGGTGGTGGACCTCGGGTACGGCGCCTCGCACACGACGACGCTGGAACTGTTCACCCGGTTGCGCCGGGTGGCGCCCGACGTGGACGTGGTGGGCGTCGAGATCGACCCGGCCAGGGTGGCGCTGGGCAAGCCGTACGAGCGGGAGGGGCTGAGCTTCCGGCTGGGCGGCTTCGAGCTGCCCGTCCCGCGCCCGCCGACGCTGGTCCGCGCGTTCAACGTGCTGCGGCAGTACGGCGAGGACGAGGCGTGGCACTACTGGGACGTGCTGACGGGCAGGCTGGCTCCGCACGGCGTCCTGGTGGAGGGCACCTGTTCGGAGAACGGCCGCCGGGCGGTGTGGGTGGGGCTGTCGCGGCGCGGGCCGGAGACGATCACGTTCGCGGCCAGGTTCGACGCCTTCGAGCGGCCGTCCGACCTGGCCGACCGGCTGCCGAAGACGCTCATCCACCGGAACGTGCCGGGTGAGCGGATCCACGCGTTTTTGAACGACTTCGACCGCGCCTGGGCGGTCAGCGCGCCTTACGGGGCGCATGGGCGGCGGCAGCGGTGGCTGGCCGCCGTCGGCGTGCTCGCCGAGTCCTGGCCGGTCCCGGCGCATCCGCCGCTGGGCGGTCCCGCCCGGTGGCGGCTCGGTGAGCTGACCCTTCCGTGGGCGGCCGTCGATCCCCGGTAA
- a CDS encoding TetR/AcrR family transcriptional regulator C-terminal domain-containing protein, with amino-acid sequence MDTPPHARIAADIKQRIADGRLRPGERVPSTRQLARDWNVALATAAKALTLLARDGAVVAEPRVGTVVAERPGTPSRPRPGATAEHELTRRRVVRAAIEIADAEGLSELTMRAVAGRLGAATMSLYRHVGGKDDLVMLMVDAAFAEFPLPEERPEGWRARLETSARVQWAAYRAHPWMAGATPLTRPVPSEALLQHSEFVMEVLQGTGLDAATRMYVMILIYSFVQGIAAHIELEQRARADTGITDEEWMTGQEAFLGDVKAANPAFSQLLDELGEFDLDLDRLFEFGLRSLLDGLARLVEPR; translated from the coding sequence ATGGACACCCCGCCCCACGCCCGCATCGCAGCCGACATCAAGCAGCGCATCGCCGACGGCCGGCTCCGCCCCGGCGAGCGCGTGCCCTCGACCAGGCAACTCGCCAGAGACTGGAACGTCGCCCTGGCCACGGCGGCCAAGGCGCTGACCCTGCTGGCGCGCGACGGCGCCGTGGTGGCCGAGCCGCGCGTGGGCACGGTGGTGGCGGAGCGGCCCGGCACCCCGTCCAGACCCCGGCCGGGCGCGACGGCGGAGCACGAGCTGACCCGGCGCCGCGTCGTACGGGCGGCCATCGAGATCGCCGACGCGGAGGGGCTGTCAGAGCTGACGATGCGAGCCGTGGCCGGCCGGCTCGGAGCGGCCACCATGTCCCTCTACCGGCACGTGGGCGGCAAGGACGACCTGGTCATGCTCATGGTGGACGCGGCGTTCGCCGAGTTCCCGCTGCCCGAGGAGCGTCCGGAAGGCTGGCGTGCGCGGCTGGAGACCTCGGCGCGCGTGCAGTGGGCCGCCTACCGGGCGCACCCCTGGATGGCCGGGGCCACCCCGCTGACCCGGCCGGTGCCCTCGGAGGCCCTGCTCCAGCACTCGGAGTTCGTCATGGAGGTGCTGCAGGGCACCGGGCTTGACGCCGCGACCCGGATGTACGTGATGATCCTCATCTACAGCTTCGTGCAGGGCATCGCCGCCCACATCGAGCTGGAGCAGCGGGCCAGGGCGGACACCGGCATCACGGACGAGGAGTGGATGACCGGCCAGGAGGCGTTCCTGGGCGACGTCAAGGCGGCCAACCCGGCCTTCTCGCAGCTGCTCGACGAGCTGGGCGAGTTCGACCTCGACCTCGACCGGCTCTTCGAGTTCGGGCTGCGCTCGCTGCTCGACGGGCTGGCCAGGCTGGTCGAGCCCCGCTAG